In the Oryza glaberrima chromosome 6, OglaRS2, whole genome shotgun sequence genome, one interval contains:
- the LOC127776635 gene encoding tRNA dimethylallyltransferase 9, with amino-acid sequence MQYGCRRPAVWKRSWSPAAAAATKNKVIVISGPTGAGKTRLALDLAKRLSGEIISADSVQVYRGLDVGSAKPSSSDRAAVPHHLIDILHASDDYSAGDFFHDARAATDHLLARARVPIVAGGTGLYLRWYIYGKPSVPQSSMDVTSAVWSELSRFRDTGRWEEAVDLVANAGDPKARDLSVNNWSRLRRSLEIIRSSGSPPSAFSLPYNAYNLNHHRRLSLTNQADQPTELELDYDFLCIFLACPRVELYRSIDLRCEEMLADTGGLLSEASWLLDIGLSPGMNSATCAIGYRQAMEYLLQCRHNGGSSSPQEFLEFLTKFQTASRNFSKRQMTWFRNEKIYQWVDASQPFDAIAQFICDAYHDRAARLVPDSLEMKRESCRHESRDLKTYRSENRVFRGDDDCCHVLDWITRTQRK; translated from the coding sequence cgccaccaagaaCAAGGTCATCGTCATCTCTGGCCCCACCGGCGCCGGCAAGACCAGGCTCGCCTTGGACCTCGCCAAGAGGCTCTCCGGGGAGATCATCAGCGCCGACTCCGTCCAGGTCTACCGGGGCCTCGACGTCGGCTCCGCCAAGCCCTCCTCTTCCGACAGGGCCGCCGTGCCGCACCACCTCATCGACATCCTCCACGCCTCCGACGACTACTCCGCCGGGGACTTCTTCCACGACGCCCGCGCAGCAACCGACCACCTCCTCGCCCGAGCCCGCGTCCCCATTGTCGCCGGAGGGACTGGCCTCTACCTCCGCTGGTACATCTATGGCAAGCCCAGTGTCCCGCAGTCTTCCATGGACGTCACTTCCGCCGTCTGGTCCGAGCTCTCCCGCTTCCGGGACACCGGCCGCTGGGAAGAAGCCGTCGACCTGGTTGCCAACGCCGGCGACCCCAAAGCTCGGGACCTGTCAGTCAACAACTGGTCAAGGTTAAGGAGAAGCCTTGAGATCATCAGGTCTTCAGGCTCACCTCCCTCTGCCTTCTCCTTGCCCTACAATGCTTACAATCTCAATCACCACCGTCGTCTCAGTCTCACCAACCAAGCCGATCAACCCACGGAGCTGGAGCTGGACTACGACTTCCTCTGCATCTTCCTCGCGTGCCCACGCGTTGAGCTCTACAGATCAATCGATCTGAGGTGCGAAGAGATGCTGGCCGACACAGGTGGCCTACTCTCTGAAGCCTCCTGGCTCCTCGACATCGGCTTGAGTCCTGGCATGAACTCGGCTACCTGCGCAATCGGCTACAGGCAAGCCATGGAGTACTTGCTTCAGTGTAGGCACAACGGAGGCAGCAGCTCCCCACAAGAGTTCTTGGAGTTCCTGACCAAGTTTCAGACTGCCTCCAGGAACTTCTCAAAGAGGCAGATGACATGGTTCCGCAACGAGAAGATTTACCAGTGGGTTGATGCCTCGCAGCCTTTCGACGCCATTGCGCAGTTTATCTGTGATGCTTACCATGACCGTGCTGCAAGGCTGGTTCCTGATTCACTGGAAATGAAGAGGGAGAGTTGCAGGCACGAGAGCCGTGATCTCAAGACCTACCGTTCTGAGAACAGGGTGTTCCGTGGGGATGATGATTGTTGCCACGTTTTGGATTGGATCACAAGGACACAGAGGAAGTGA
- the LOC127776636 gene encoding uncharacterized protein LOC127776636 codes for MGISHPLSDDFDASPVLSPPPPPSSCCPPAHDDHYLEHQVSRMDTLPGLAIKYGVEISDIKRANSLMTDSQMFAHKILLIPLPGRPMPSSVRLNGSGQKMKRAWAPNNQQNRDVTDSLDSSKYNSSKQQMSLAMSTLQSYYGLTPQNGAMTDAGTEMSLYSKGSLERINSETLVTSSRLPDTHNTDRSRNSEDTSNGFSATNGASGAKINGTAKAKQDGSIRRRQKVEADQVSNTTDTQDDVFTDPIKMTKSLLPRPISSIRQNMDTSNTESSLKSNGSFLSGFRSVRKSPSTPNFADAENGISMWSSSAWTFNHESFTRPLLDGLPKPTAPRRTKAALD; via the exons ATGGGGATCTCCCACCCGCTGTCCGACGACTTCGACGCTTCTCCcgtgctctcgccgccgccgccgccgtcctcatgCTGCCCCCCCGCCCACGACGACCACTACCTTGAGCATCAGGTTTCCAGGATGGACACGCTCCCCGGCCTCGCCATCAAGTACGGCGTCGAG ATATCTGACATCAAGAGGGCAAACAGTTTGATGACTGACAGCCAGATGTTCGCACACAAAATATTGCTCATACCTCTACCAGGAAGACCCATGCCATCCTCTGTAAGGCTCAATGGTTCTGGTCAGAAAATGAAGAG AGCGTGGGCTCCAAACAATCAGCAAAACAGAGATGTTACGGATTCGCTAGACTCATCCAAGTACAATTCTTCTAAGCAGCAAATGTCACTCGCCATGAGCACCTTGCAGTCCTATTATGGTCTAACTCCTCAAAATGGGGCTATGACAGATGCTGGCACTGAGATGTCCTTGTACAGTAAGGGCAGTTTGGAGCGTATCAACAGTGAAACATTGGTCACTTCATCTAGATTACCAGACACACATAATACCGACAGAAGTAGGAACTCTGAAGACACGTCGAATGGCTTTTCAGCAACAAACGGTGCCAGTGGGGCCAAGATCAATGGGACAGCCAAAGCAAAGCAAGATGGTTCCATTCGTCGGCGGCAAAAAGTTGAAGCTGATCAAGTGTCTAACACCACAGATACCCAGGACGATGTTTTTACAGACCCAATTAAGATGACCAAGAGTTTGTTGCCAAGGCCAATTTCTAGTATCCGACAAAACATGGACACAAGCAACACAGAGTCCAGCCTGAAGAGCAATGGTTCATTTCTGAGCGGATTTAGATCAGTGCGGAAGTCGCCTAGCACACCAAACTTTGCAGATGCAGAGAATGGGATCTCTATGTGGTCAAGCTCGGCATGGACTTTCAACCATGAGTCGTTCACGCGACCATTGCTTGATGGCCTTCCGAAACCCACAGCACCTAGGAGGACCAAAGCTGCTTTGGATTGA